Genomic DNA from Xiphophorus hellerii strain 12219 chromosome 16, Xiphophorus_hellerii-4.1, whole genome shotgun sequence:
TCTGACTAGTTGGTTTACAATTTCAcctaaaaccaaattaaaaacatattatgttgcttaataaagtttttttttatactataCCAAAATGTTTCAAGATTCCCTTGTATCCTTTATAGTAGCAGTGTGCATATATAGTCAGTGGGACTTCATGAGAATCTATTTGAGTACTCCTCAAATGCTCATCTGAACATTTAAGgtgtgaagatgtttttttttttagacaacaCATTTAAGATTCTCCTAGTTTcgctttttttctcctcagccgCATTCACTCTCGAGGTCTTTCTAGCTCTTTCTATCGCTCACATTTAATGAAAGTCACCAGTTTTTTTGTACCATGAacgaaattttttttaaaaacaaaataaacaaacgcAAATTATGCAATTATGGcagacaaagcaacaaaaaaaccaaacacccCAAAACTGAGGATTTTAGCCAAAGTAGTCACATTACCGTGAGCCGTTCACGAGATTCCAGTACTTTCGTTAATTATCTTTAATTGTCTTATATAGGTAATGATAATTTACGGTCAAATGCTCACACCTGTTAATGCTTTCGACCTTAATAGCAGCTGTCGTCAAATGTAGAATAATGTAACTGATGTTAGCTATCGTTAACGTTTGCTAGCAGGACCGCTgctgaacatttgcagaaaaaacGTAGCAGAGAAACGCACATTTACATCACCGTCTAATAATAACAGCATGTTTCAAAGACTAAATTAGACATatgtgacattttattgctaCAACATAAACgtaaactaaaaatgttctgtGTATTTGTGCTAAATTTTCTCTATACCCACCATCCTGCGTCGCCATGATGATTGTGTACAATCTGTCGGTTTGTGGCAAAGAGGATACAGGAAGCAGGATGACTCCGATGCCACTAAGAAAAGTCTAAAATAAGTTAGTTATGGTACGCCAATGAATTGATATGGATGGTAACAATGtgttaatataatttaattgttcaaaatatatgtataaaaatatagtAACGAAAACTTGACTTAGTTAAAGCCTTTGTAGACAATTTATCATAAAACGGATATGATAGAAACGCGCATGCGCATTTGGAGAATATTTTATGTGGAAAACTTGTATAACTATACAAATATATGTAACTTTGTTGTCAGTTTAATTGGGAAAATGAGAACCATGAAATAGTCTttgttaaaaatagatttttaaagaaataacttGAAACTAAATGTAGACATGTACGTAGTAGTCACAGCTGGAAAATGTGGATGTGAAGGCGGAAGTAAGTGGCAGTGAACACTCTTGTTATTTTGCGCATCTTTGCACTGTAGCGGCCAAGACAGACATCGAACGATGGAACTTTTAATCTTGTTTTCCGTCTTTGAAAATATCTTGGaattcaaaatgaaatcagatgtttttggaGATATTAAAAAAGCCATACAACTATGTCAAAGACAGCCCACTGGGATAATATCTCAATTTCACTTCTTTGCTTTTAAACACTTTGGATTCTCAAAACTGAAAGCTAAACAAATTCACAATACACAATATTGTATAAATGTCAAATTACTTTGTAACACAATAATTGTTTTGTAATTGTTgaagtttttattcatattttgcaaATGGTCAGTAATTTTCATGAAGGTACGTTCCCCGTGGCCACCTCCGGACGGCAGCAAACACAAATTACCACAAATTACGCGGACAGAAGAAGAGGCAGAACCCAGAACTACTGTCACGACCGTCCTCATGACGACGAAAGAAAAAGTctgagtgaaaaagaaaatgagcgGAAAAACTGCTTGTAATTAAAGTCACAAGTTGTCATGTGTACTCTGTATAATAGGAAGGAAGTGTTCTCGTGTACAGTGCTCCACTGTTGCTTTCTATTTGCATCTCCTCAGTGCTCCTCTGGTTGCGAATAAACTGTAACTAAACAGTTGGTAAACTTTGTAAAAATTGAGACATTCGGGTCCTCCAGGGTTTAAGAGTTGTAGGTGGAATTCATCGACAGAGGACGTTAAAAGCACTAATACTTATAATGTattaggaggaaaaaagaagacagaatgGCAGACAGAAGGACTTACAACGTTGTGGTTTTGGGTGTAggatttctgttcattttcacCGCCTTCACCACCTGTGGGAACATTGAAGTAAGTTCAAAAACTATCATCTGTTTACCATGGTGCTTTTGGTTTGTAGTGTGGATTCCTCAAATGCTGATTTTGCAGATTGAAGAtgtatttgaattaaaacaaggtCTCAAAAATGAAATCTTGCGTTACAAATCAACACGTGCAACTCGCagctattatttatttactttgttctGTACGGTAGCTACGCGTTTTATAAATGAAAGCATAAACAAGAAAATcagtctgctgctgttttttgtaaagtgaaGGAAATGGAAGTCAGGGGAGTTAGTCAGGCGCTTCTCgtgtttctgattttcttcaATGGTCAGTGAAATTATCAAACAGGATGAATGGCCTGAGGCTAAATAGGCTCTGAACTGTTTTGACAACCCTAATTCATTTTTCCGCCCCTTTCAGCAAACTGTGGTGAAAAGTCTGAACAATTCAACTTTCAGCGGAAGTGGTTACCACaggtaaaagaaagaaagaaaaagtttatttcaccaaattaaaaaatgcataaagatgctaactgtattttctttacttcttcTGCAGTCTAGGGATCATCTATGGAGTTTTTTCGTTCTCCAATCTGGTTGCACCAACTGTTGTTACAGTTATTGGAGCGAAACTGACCATGTTTTTGAGTGGCCTACTTTACAGGTAAATTTGGCTGTGCTGAGTAGAGAAAGAGAAGTAAGGAGGACATAAATGCTTAAACATGTGGCTTATGGCTGTGCTTTTGTTTAGTGGTTACATTGCAGTGTTCATCATGCCCTCTACTTGGTCATTTTACCTGACCTCTGTTCTCATCGGTATAGGAGCAGCATGTAAGTTCCCATTTCATAAATTCTCTCCCTATATTTTGGTTAGTTATAAATGTGTATTGGAAGTTTTGTTATTCCTACTCCTTTGTGCAATGCACTGGTACACTTGAAGCAAATCAGACCCTCAGCTTGATGCTACCACCTCCATGCTCATCTAAACATAGTTGTGCTTATATTGACCAAACAGCTCAATTTATGTCAGCAAATTTTAGTTGCGCTTGAAAGTGTGAGTTTAAAACCTCACTTCTCCGTGGACAGAGACAGCGGTAATCTGGattcttccagtttttaataaatatgccGCAGTCTTTTTGGCTTCCCGTCTGTTCGTAAACATCCTAACCAGTCTCCTTCCTTAGAGAGTGACAAtttgctgcagatgtttgcAGCTTAGACCCAGTTGGGTGTACAAAAAGGACAATaacatgaaacacacacaaaactggTTTTGAAATGGACATATTGGTATTGAATATAGAAATAGAAAGGTTACCCCAGATCCTCAGATCTGTTGGAAAATTTGCAGACTGTGCTCAAATGCAAGGTCCGTCTCAAAATTACAGAAAGTTTAGAAAAACTCTCCATTGAAgagtggtcaaatatccagcCAGAATCGTCAGAAGCTTGTTTGTTGGCCACAAAAAAGTCTGTAGTCAAAATTAAACTATCTTGAAAACCTAAAATGAATTATTCCCAATAATGAGTTTATGTAAACTTTTCACCGACcctatatttatataaataaaaagacctGAAGCAGCTATACTTTTTGTACTTGTCTCTAAGCTTAATTGCTCTCACTGAGAATACATAGTGAAACAGCATACAGGGTATTAAGAATAGctgaagaaatttaaagctTGTAAATAGTTCAGCATGCTTGCCTTGGGCTACTGCAGCCCATGGAAGCTCTGTTTGTCTgcggtaaaaaataaataataaaaaaaaaagaatcaaagttGTGGTTAATCATGCGTACAGGGATTATTGCGCCTGGAATATGACGATGCTATAAACAGTGTATCCTGAATTAGAACTTAAATGGGTTAGGAACTGTGTCTCCAAGTAACACAGAGCATCTTAAGTTTACTCATAAATGTTGGTGAAAATACAGAGAAGACTGTCTACTTACTAGTTAAAggaataacacaaaaaaattatttggagcagttgttttaagttttcttaTCTAATGCTGCCTCAAAACACTGCAGTGAGTtgcattttttatcttttggcCACTGAATATTTGAATGCATTACTTACTTACACACCAGCGTCATTTATCCCTTCTTGTCAGCAACTGAGCGGTGAATATCTTTTCCCttttccctccctctctgcgTCGTGCAGTGCTCTGGACTGCGCAGGGGCACTTCCTGGTGGAAAACTCCGAAGCTTCCACCATCAACAGGAACACCGGGTTGTTCTGGGGTCTACTACAATGCAGGTAGCTACACGTTATACTCCAGGCTCAGTCAAAATGGGAATGCATGCATGCTGTAATTCTGGTCCATATTTTGAGGTTTGCTCAAAACACACAATGTTTCAGAACTTGAATTATTGTACATGGAAGAATTCATATAAGAGCAACTTTTGTTGTATTTGGGAATTTAAGATTCCTCATACCAGTTTTTAATTAGTCCTCGTTATATAATGTGTTCCTAAAATTGGaggaacttttatttttcaatgttttcttaATTCTTAATGCTAAGTCTCTACATTTATCCAGGACTTAATTGTACTCAAGCTTATACTCAGAATTCCTGTCCAGAACACATTACGTCTCGGCAGGATATATTCCTTTGCTCTTCATTTACcataatcagattttaataaaacacgTTGCTGCCgttagtctctctctctctgttaaaACTAAACACATCAAAGCTCCTTAAAAGCACAGCAAGCAAGACTTGGCCCTTTTCGTTTCTTGGATTTGGCCCATTTCTCATGCACGCTGGCTTGGACAGCTAATTTGTGTTTGCTCCAATTTGCAAATTGAATTAGTATTATAATTACATTGGCTGTCACCTGTGCCAAAGCTCCCAATAGGGCCATGCTAATCTGACTCTGCAGGGATGATCACGGCCGTAATAAACTTATGATTCAGTCGCTCACAggctgcaaacacaaacacagaatgTCACTGTTAGCAGTCACGAATAGCCTCTGCTTCTCCTCACCTGGGTTCTTGGAAGGAGACCATATGTATACTGATATTTAATCAAAGACAGAAATAGATCTAGATATTTAAtggaactttttctttttctttgaaacCTCGCTTATTTATGTGAAAACCTCACCACGGGCAGAAAttcattatttctaaaaaataaaattaatgtagGTAACATTTTCTACCactcaaacataatttttcGAATGGTTCACTTAACATCTTGCTCataggtgggttttttttttaattacactaATCCACCAAGTGGAAAAACCTCAATTAAAGGTCACAGCTTTTTAAGctccaaaaagcagaaaagaggCTTGATGCATACAGATTATGGGTTATGTTTAAAGgttaaaatgcttaaaacttACACAGACCGGCTATAATTATCATGAAAGTTGATGAGATTTTTCTCATTCTTAAATTGGCTGCATAATTATTAAGATATCCATGAGAACAAGGAAGTCATATTATTTAATCACAGCTTGCTGCCTTAAAAGCACCttgcaaaaatgaagaaaaaaaaaaagtcattataaaacaagcagaagagaaagaaaaaaaaaatctaattacttGGAAAAATTATAGAATCCCCTATAATTtccgcttttttttttacattttgagaaaatacaaactaaatggTTAAGATTGTTAGAAAGAAACAACACAGCAGATCAAGAAATACATCAAAGCATCGACTTAAAGAAACATTCCTTGAAACAATTgagaacttcttttttttgagtttAAGTCATAGTAAGTTAATCAGTTGTAGGTTGAGCAAAACAAGCTCAGACCAGGATACCACCGCTTCAACGTTTGAGAGATGGTACAGAGCTAAAGCTGGTATGCAGTGTTTCACTTCCTCCTAACAACATATCTTTTTTAAACCAGACAGCTCAGTTCTCATGGTTAcaattcataaaacatttctaaaagctCCTTCAGGCATAACCACATGATATTAAATAGAGAACAACCTTCTTTTCCAGatgaatagttgttttttttcctctagcAGGTCTAAGTTGAACACTGTTGTTTAGTCGTCTCATAAAAATTAATTGATGGACAAGAGTCCATTAAATgtctaggatttttttttaactctaagGAGATTCTTACCTCTTCTAAGCAAGTTAACAGTGGCTCTTAAATTCCTCTCATTTGTACACCCTGTCCAACTACTGACCGATGATTGAAGtgaaagattttttcttttattctgaaatataaTGTTGCAAATGTGTGTTGCTGAAATTCAATTAGGTTTTATGTATTCCACAATGTTTTCACATTGGGTCCCCAGACGAAGGTCGTGCATAATCTTAATCTCACTGTAGCACACAAAAGCTCAAGGCCATAACAGTACTTCAACATCTTTAtgccacaaaataaataaataaacaaatacatacatTTCACAAAGTCTTTCTAATATCCCCATTCctacaaaaaataatgttttaccaCGGATTTCGTTGAGAAGGAAACAGTGTTGGGTCTGTGAGAGCCCAGGCCTCCCCGCCCTCCTCCTTGGCAGAACTCCTGGTgaacatcaaataaaatcaatcttcTTAACACCAAGTCGCAATCCATTCTAgtatatttctaatttttatttcagctacaaaatacatgtattttccTCAGACTTGCATGCTTTTTGCTCACATGAGCATGGAGGAATAGTAGATGCATtcgtttaaaaaaatcaatgaagaacagatgagaacatgggaagaaaaaagaaaacaactccaCCTCAAAATGACACATGGACAGACTTACTACTGCTCAGTAGCAGTTTTTGCATGATAGCAGCTGATGTGTTACATTATGGGACTTTTCAGAGAGACaacatttgttcttttatgtAATGACAAGCAGAGgctacattttacatttcattgtgGGGATTTCTGTGGGTGCCACGCTCCATAAACTTCACACAGAATGCTGACGCTGGGATAACATGGCATATATAGTGAATATACAGTGCTCTGTATAATATATAAAGAGCAATTGTGGGCAGTGTGGACTTGTACAGCAGGCTTGATTTAAAAGCTCCATAAAGGGAAAGTGGGCGGCATATTTATGGACGGGTGAAAACAAACAGGCCAGCTGTGCTAATGATCAGAAAGACAAtagaagctttttttcccccattcatTAATGGAGTCCCTTTCATTTGCAGCATGCTGTTTGGGAATCTTTACATTTACCTCGACTGGAACGGAAAATCAGAAATATCAGGTGAAGTCAGACTTGGCTAATTACCGTTTTGattataaaagcaaaaatgttgcacGATAATGCAAGTAAATTATCATCACACAGGATTATACGACTGGGTGGTAATTATAAATCTGTCTCAGCTCAACGGTTTTAAAATATCTGTCGCCTTTTATTAAAGCCgtttattttaatctcagacagcagcaggaggaatatttttctgttcctgCTGGTCTCCTCCGTCCTTGGCACGCTCAGCTTCCTGGTCTTGAGGACGAGTCATCGTGAAGAGGAGCTGCTGTCTGAAGAGGAAGGGCAGTCGCTGCTCTCAACGCGCACAACGTAAAGGACTTTTCTCCAGATAATTACACTTCTTTCCCCGTGGTCTTACAAAATCAACCAGAATGTACTGAGGTCGTCACTCAGGAATAACATAACGAATCAAAGAGGAAACAGTtgtgaatttactttttttttttatccacaaaatGATTTTCCTCCAAATTGCCAGCCTTGGATTTTCCAAGTGTTTGTCAAGATGAACGTAATGGTACTGGTTCCAAATTGCAGAAATTTGGAACCAGatttgtccttcaaaaaaattaCACTGGAATTTCTTTCGTCCAGGTTTTTGTATCTTCGACCTAGTCGAGCCCAGTGACGGCACTCAAGAAGAGTAGGCTGCAATCAGGCAGATCCTGGCCAGCTAAGATGGAGAACTGTTGAGGGCAAGAAAGGCCctcaatatgattttttttcaggcgTGTTTTAATTTCCATGGCTGTGGACGAGGACCTGAAAAGAAAGACGACTGAAAGTCAGATGAGAAGTATTTATGCACAAAAGCTTTTCCAATGGCATGTAAAGAAACTGAGCTGAATTAAAGATGTAGTTCACTTCATGGTTCCTCTGGAGTAAATCAATGCATTTCTCTGTGTGGCTGAGTAATTGATTTCTAGTGATCATTTTGAGCATTGCAGAAGTTTGACATCAATGTCTCTTCTGCTGTTTAGGTACAAGAACAGAGCCAACACCGCTCTTCAGGATACCAAAACAGAGTTCcgtaagtttttatttagactgtatttaaatattacacTGGATCAAAAATGCAGTAAAAGATGACACTTTTACTGCATTTCTGATCCTGAGCTCAAATGATGAAAACCCTTGCTTACAGTGCTCTCCACAAATATTTGAAACccaggtaaaaatgtttttaagaaatccaaaaataaaaatatcttttcttGCAAAGACATAACCTGACACTTAATAAAACTGCTGCATTTCTCTTACAGTGAGCTTGCCATTTGTTTCAATTGCAGCAAAATAAACCTTTATCTTCATGCAGTCTTCTTTGCAAAAGCAtaagttgttttaaactgtttaatcaTATTTGACCGTGATTTCTCTTCTCTTGCCCATTTTGAAGCTAAGAGAAATTGACTTTGTATGAACCTCTGTCAGTATTTATACCCCAGGGAAGCAGGAGGTTATGGCCGGGTTACTTGCTAATCtgattcattaaaaacacaaacaggcttGAGTTGTATAGTTATTGTTGGAGGTGCAAATGGTTGTGctaaaatgatttctttcttaACTTTACACTTTCTTTCTTGTTGAATATGCACTTAAATCAAAGGTTGGAATATTATGTTATAGCCTACACATTTAtaagactgctgacttgacagttgtcCAGACGACAGTCATAAAAAGTTATTGATAGAGAAGTTGACTGTTCACAAAGTTCTGTGTGCCATTATATTattggaaagttgagtgaaaggaaaatgtggtagaaaatgatcaaaatacacaaaaataactgaaacataTTGCTCtagttttaataaatctgtCTAATTTATGAGGCATTATCACTATATGTGTGTTTTATAATCGAGTTGAtagtatttacatttattgagaTGGACTCAATAAATACACAAGCTGCTGCATTTAGGGTCACAATGTATATAAttgtatataattaaataaagttaataaggaataaaaaaaagaataattctGAGAATATGTTAACATCTAAACccaaacattatttattttctttgtatttcacTGAGAAACCTTTGGAGGAGTAATTCTGTTCAAATACtaagtacaacaaaaaaaatcttacatttactTAATCTTGGTGATCACTACAGTCTTCATCTTGAGCTTTGTGTTGCAAATGAGGCCCAAAATGACTAATGGCATCACAACATTTCCACCCCCCACaaaaaaacttgacattttcCTTTTGCTTCCTGGTGATTTGTATTTGCGTCACATCTGACTGCTTCCATTCTGCAGCTAGCaggcagttttgtttttcttcaagtaAAACTTGCTTTCATGTGGATAAAAATCTCCCTGCTACGCGACAGAGTACACAGACAGTGCCTTAGTGTGAGTTTATCTCAGATTATCTCTCTGTTTGTCAACTGGAAACTCTGCCGCAGTTGCTCCTGCTTTCAGTGCTGCCCCGGGTTGTTTGGATGATCTGATTGCTCTTTGTCTCATGTGTATCTTGTGCACACGTAGA
This window encodes:
- the LOC116735470 gene encoding LOW QUALITY PROTEIN: UNC93-like protein MFSD11 (The sequence of the model RefSeq protein was modified relative to this genomic sequence to represent the inferred CDS: inserted 1 base in 1 codon); this encodes MADRRTYNVVVLGVGFLFIFTAFTTCGNIEQTVVKSLNNSTFSGSGYHSLGIIYGVFSFSNLVAPTVVTVIGAKLTMFLSGLLYSGYIAVFIMPSTWSFYLTSVLIGIGAALLWTAQGHFLVENSEASTINRNTGLFWGLLQCSMLFGNLYIYLDWNGKSEISDSSRRNIFLFLLVSSVLGTLSFLVLRTSHREEELLSEEEGQSLLSTRTTYKNRANTALQDTKTEFQTILHLLKTKTIMLLSPCMVYSGLELSFYSGVYGTCIGATAHFGEAAKGFIGISGIVVGIGEIVGGGLFGLLCKNSRFRRTSVVFLGMVVHFVASYLIFLNIPDDAPVVVETTTKXNPFLSPSASIALLCSFLLGLGDSCFNTQLYSILGYVYAEQSTPAFAIFKFIQSVSAAVAFFYSGYLLLTWQLLLLVILGFAGTLCFFVVERIQEYSMDSQEF